In Anaerostipes hadrus ATCC 29173 = JCM 17467, a single genomic region encodes these proteins:
- a CDS encoding DUF1015 domain-containing protein, with amino-acid sequence MSETFLPANILMPQVDSMKKWAVIACDQFSSQPEYWDEVKEYVGNTPSTLHLMLPEAYLGSEEEDEKIRKIQSTMKNYADDHLLKTYENSLVYVERTLQNGKIRRGIVGAIDLEQYSYTPEHEAKIRSTEKTVMERIPPRMKIRYQAPIELPHVILLCDDWKNEVLEIVTEQKADLEKLYEFDLMQEGGHIAGWLVDGEVKEQFLEKLRSYEEQMTEKYKDLSDEPMVYAVGDGNHSLATAKACYEKLKKNHQWEHIKDHPARYALVELENLHDDSQQFEPIHRVITGTDPEELIRALKTECCSEEGQTIRCYYGKKEEVLHLNLHKHQLAVDKIQTFLDKYLKDNSGCIDYIHGEDVLKELSKEEQTIGIELPAMEKDQLFPSVMTDGTLPRKTFSMGHACEKRYYIEGRKIQR; translated from the coding sequence ATGAGCGAAACATTTTTACCAGCAAATATTTTAATGCCACAGGTAGATTCTATGAAGAAATGGGCCGTGATCGCTTGTGACCAGTTTTCATCCCAGCCAGAATACTGGGATGAAGTAAAAGAGTATGTAGGAAATACGCCTTCAACGTTACATCTAATGCTTCCAGAAGCATATCTTGGAAGTGAGGAAGAAGATGAAAAGATCCGAAAGATTCAATCCACAATGAAGAATTATGCAGATGATCATCTGTTGAAAACTTATGAAAATTCTTTGGTTTATGTGGAAAGAACTTTGCAGAATGGAAAGATTCGAAGAGGGATCGTAGGTGCGATCGATCTGGAACAATATAGTTATACGCCAGAACACGAAGCAAAGATCCGTTCCACAGAGAAAACAGTTATGGAGCGAATCCCACCAAGAATGAAGATTCGTTATCAGGCACCGATTGAATTGCCACACGTGATCTTGCTATGCGATGATTGGAAAAATGAAGTATTAGAAATCGTAACAGAGCAGAAGGCAGATCTTGAGAAATTATATGAATTTGATCTGATGCAGGAAGGTGGACATATCGCAGGATGGCTGGTAGACGGAGAGGTCAAAGAACAATTTTTAGAAAAACTACGATCATATGAAGAACAAATGACAGAAAAATATAAAGATTTAAGTGATGAGCCAATGGTCTATGCAGTCGGAGACGGAAACCATTCTCTGGCAACAGCAAAAGCCTGTTACGAGAAGTTAAAGAAAAATCATCAATGGGAACATATCAAAGATCATCCAGCGAGATATGCATTGGTAGAACTCGAGAATCTACATGATGATTCCCAGCAGTTTGAACCAATTCACAGAGTCATTACTGGAACAGATCCAGAAGAATTAATACGTGCATTAAAAACAGAATGTTGTAGCGAAGAAGGACAAACAATTCGCTGCTATTATGGAAAGAAGGAAGAAGTTCTCCATTTGAATTTACATAAACATCAATTAGCAGTTGATAAAATACAGACATTTTTAGATAAATATCTCAAAGACAATTCAGGATGTATTGATTATATCCACGGAGAAGATGTCTTAAAAGAACTGTCAAAAGAAGAGCAGACGATAGGAATTGAACTTCCAGCAATGGAGAAAGATCAGCTGTTTCCAAGTGTGATGACAGACGGAACACTGCCAAGAAAGACATTTTCCATGGGACATGCTTGTGAAAAACGTTATTATATTGAAGGACGAAAGATTCAGAGATAG
- the glf gene encoding UDP-galactopyranose mutase yields the protein MKQYDYLIVGSGLYGAVFAQQATAKGKRVLVIDKRPNIAGNVYTEDIEKIHVHKYGAHIFHTNNKKVWNYITKFAEFNRFTNSPVANYKGELYSLPFNMYTFNKMWGVITPQEAADKIEEQKKEAGITEPKNLEEQAISLVGTDIYEKLIKGYTEKQWGRPCTELPSFIIKRLPVRLTFDNNYFNALYQGIPVGGYTKMIANMLGDVEVRLNTDYFEHKEELDALAEKVIYTGPIDAYFDYKLGELEYRSVRFETEVLDQPNFQGNAAVNYTDAETPWTRIIEHKWFEFGKDEEGNDLPKTVISREYSSEWKLGDEPYYPVNDEKNGKLYEEYKKLAEKEKNIIFGGRLGEYKYYDMDAVIAAALDMCEKEL from the coding sequence ATGAAACAATATGATTATCTGATCGTAGGTTCCGGTTTATACGGAGCCGTCTTTGCACAGCAGGCAACAGCAAAAGGAAAGAGGGTCTTAGTCATCGACAAACGACCAAATATTGCAGGAAATGTATACACAGAAGATATTGAGAAGATTCATGTACATAAATACGGAGCCCATATCTTCCATACAAACAATAAAAAAGTATGGAATTACATTACAAAGTTTGCAGAGTTTAATCGATTCACAAACTCACCAGTTGCAAATTACAAAGGAGAATTATATTCTCTGCCATTTAATATGTACACATTCAATAAGATGTGGGGTGTGATCACACCGCAGGAAGCTGCAGATAAGATTGAAGAGCAGAAGAAAGAAGCAGGGATCACAGAGCCAAAGAATCTGGAAGAACAGGCGATCAGCTTGGTTGGAACAGATATTTATGAGAAACTGATCAAAGGATACACAGAAAAACAGTGGGGAAGACCATGTACAGAGCTTCCATCCTTTATCATTAAGAGATTACCAGTACGTTTAACATTTGATAATAACTATTTCAACGCCTTATACCAGGGAATCCCAGTGGGCGGATATACAAAGATGATCGCAAATATGTTAGGAGATGTAGAAGTTCGTTTAAATACAGATTATTTTGAACACAAAGAAGAACTGGATGCATTAGCAGAGAAAGTAATCTACACAGGACCGATTGACGCATACTTTGATTACAAATTAGGTGAATTAGAATATCGTTCCGTAAGATTTGAGACAGAAGTATTAGACCAGCCAAACTTCCAGGGAAATGCAGCTGTGAACTACACAGATGCCGAGACACCATGGACAAGGATTATTGAACACAAATGGTTTGAATTCGGAAAAGACGAAGAAGGAAACGACCTTCCAAAGACTGTTATCAGTCGTGAATACAGTTCTGAATGGAAATTAGGAGATGAACCATATTATCCAGTCAATGACGAAAAGAATGGAAAATTATATGAAGAGTATAAGAAATTAGCTGAGAAAGAAAAAAATATCATCTTCGGAGGAAGACTCGGAGAATATAAATATTACGATATGGATGCGGTTATTGCAGCAGCGTTAGATATGTGTGAAAAAGAGTTATAA
- the galE gene encoding UDP-glucose 4-epimerase GalE has product MAILVAGGAGYIGSHTCVELLNAGYEVVVVDNLYNSSEEALKRVEQITGKTVKFYEADVLDREALEKIFDAEDIDSVINFAGLKAVGESVQKPLEYYHNNITGTLILCDVMRNHGVKNIIFSSSATVYGDPAFIPITEECPKGQITNPYGQTKGMLEQILTDFHVADPEWNVVLLRYFNPIGAHESGLIGEDPKGIPNNLVPYIAQVAVGKLEKLGVFGDDYDTPDGTGVRDYIHVVDLAKGHVKALKKFEEKPEVRIYNLGTGIGYSVLDVLHAYEEACGKTLPYEIKPRRAGDIATCYCDATKAKEELGWAAEKGIKEMCADSWKWQSMNPDGYRTED; this is encoded by the coding sequence ATGGCTATTTTAGTAGCAGGTGGTGCTGGATATATCGGCAGCCATACATGTGTGGAACTTTTAAATGCAGGATATGAAGTTGTCGTAGTAGACAATTTATATAATTCTAGTGAAGAAGCTTTAAAGAGAGTAGAGCAGATCACAGGGAAAACAGTAAAATTTTATGAGGCAGATGTTTTAGACCGTGAAGCATTAGAGAAGATCTTTGATGCAGAAGATATTGACTCTGTGATCAACTTTGCAGGATTAAAAGCAGTTGGAGAATCTGTACAGAAACCATTAGAATATTATCATAACAATATCACAGGAACATTGATTCTTTGTGATGTGATGAGAAATCATGGAGTGAAGAATATTATCTTTAGTTCCTCAGCAACAGTCTATGGAGATCCAGCTTTCATTCCAATTACAGAGGAATGCCCAAAAGGACAGATCACAAACCCATATGGACAGACAAAGGGAATGTTAGAGCAGATTTTAACAGACTTCCATGTCGCAGATCCAGAATGGAATGTCGTATTACTTCGTTACTTTAACCCTATCGGAGCACATGAAAGCGGACTGATCGGAGAAGATCCAAAGGGAATTCCAAATAACTTAGTACCATATATTGCACAGGTAGCAGTTGGTAAACTTGAGAAATTAGGAGTCTTTGGTGATGATTATGACACACCAGACGGAACAGGTGTCCGTGATTATATCCATGTTGTAGACCTTGCCAAAGGACATGTGAAGGCATTAAAGAAATTTGAAGAAAAACCAGAAGTACGTATCTACAACCTTGGAACAGGAATCGGATATAGTGTATTAGATGTCTTACATGCATATGAAGAGGCTTGTGGAAAGACACTTCCATATGAGATCAAACCACGAAGAGCTGGAGATATTGCAACATGCTATTGTGATGCGACAAAAGCAAAAGAAGAATTAGGATGGGCTGCAGAAAAAGGAATCAAAGAAATGTGTGCAGATTCCTGGAAATGGCAGTCTATGAATCCGGATGGATATAGAACAGAAGATTAA